The genomic window caaggggcccaacggctgttcaacgcagtggaaggattgggtcgggctgtgggaacacagactggagcgatttctgattagaatcgcaaaatggatctcatcttggagaagTTTGATGAGAAGGAAAAATGAAATTGGAATTGGAGAATCCAGCATGGACACACAGAGAAGGCAAGTCATTGTTtagtcttctcgaagaaaaacaacatcttgatctacgatttgactccctggaatggccttgatgcaatcaggaacaggctgttctgaagaactcccccgaggactcctcaaagatggacgcttttgaccttcctttttttcaacaacacctggtgtcgaacttGAGATCGGACtcagtccacaaaaacatttcaacatctcacccaagttatttgggcatacatgcacgcacacgcccctccccatttcaacgccttcaccaccgttTAATTATtttggggttgtggatggctgagtagcgctttatagAGGCAGCCGGCCTCCAGGGCCTCTACTCCCCCCCCATCTGTTGCAAGTTGGTTTGATTacatgtaccatgtttatgtgtgccatgctatatGAGTTtgtttccttggactcagtctggacccctcctgaggggctagccttggactgatattttttttactcttccccctctcccaatgtcagctttttctcacctttttaaggagtgcCTTAAGTGGCTTGTCCccttgtaacgtatgtctgctttTAGCAGGACTGtgctgaaaatgtaatttcagttatgtgtcttgtacatgttaagaatggacaacAATAAAGCTGCTGTCTGTCCGTCTTGTACAGAATATAGGTGTGATTCACTGGTGACCAGTGTAGGGTGTATGTCGCCTCTTGGCCAAACTTGACCCCAGTTTACCCATGATCCTCATAAAAGTAGTGCAGTGTAGaaatcggatggatggatgtcaatttcccttgtggataaagaaagtttgtctaagtccaagtctaattCTGTAATCTTGTTTAATGCTATGTCAGCATATGGCATCAATGCtttttgaaaatggccttgcaaatatatatctgacacctaatcaacgtttcgttctccttctctgctatcccggtctggctacggcgcaacacttcctgcttcctgctgaATTGAaacgtcagcgatcctgttctgtctctctgtaatgtttgatcctgttctgtctccctgtaatgtttgtcagatcttgaatgggattgtgctgaaaattttaatttccccttggggattaataaagtatttctgattctgattgctgGAGCGCAGAAGCTCATCAAAGCATTATGGCTCAATGACTTTGTACTCTGGATATTCTTTAGTGGAGTCTTTTTTTTTCGAGAAGAAGCACAAAAACAAGACTTGCAGAGAAGATATTCCATTGCAtgtgcatgtttatatatatatatatatatatatatatatatatatataggctgtgCAGCCAGGCCTGTTGTTACAATAGCTTTTGGGGTCGGAGGGGGGGTTAGGGAGTCAAAGTTGAAACTCAAGGTGAGTAAATCAGCCAAATATATTCTGCAGTGCAAAAGTGAAGAGTTGAAAAGTAGCAAAGTTGTTGTATTGAAATATAAACCGTGTCGATGAGTTCAAAGGCGGTGAAGATCAATGCTAACGAGGTCCAGCCTCCTGGTTAACATTATTCTTCTTGCCAGCGAGACACAAAACCAAACAAGCTCACCTAAGCAACAAAGTGGAATTAAACACGAATATGAAGAAGGCGCCTCAAGCGAAGGAGAAACTTTTTGCCACGAagaaaaaaacggatggatggaaatgtcgtCGTCACGTCGCCTCCTCCTCCCCTCTGGCCGCAACAAGCTCAACTTTGCTGGCTAAACTCACCCAGGTCATCCATGGTCACTTTGCTGCTTCGAGGTCACCGAAAGTTCCACAGTTTTAAACTCGACTGCGGCTTTAGACTCTCCGAACTTCCACGCTGATTCCACCAGAAGTTAAGTCAGTGTCGTTGGCGTGGACGCGCAATCTGTGCAATGTGTACGCTCACCGGAGCGCGCGCCCGCTGATCTCCAGCGACATCTAGCGGCCTGAAGACGACACAGCAGGATGGAAGGACTGGACGGGGTCAGGTGAACACAGACCAAACTTGTCAAACTATTGTGAGCAAAGAGTGAACTACTTTGTCGCTGCCTCAATGTGTACAGTATTTGCAAAGATattttataaattgaattaaaaaaaaaatcaaaccacATAAAAgggttactttaaaaaaaatggtgttcATTGAATAccatttttttcccaagatggcgctgctttagtggctgctgttggcaggagctctgtgctcttgtgtcatccttttgtgtttccctcttcttttcatgtgttattatatatttcgccttttggtccgggaccctttgggactgtgtgacaaggggtggcactttcgtgacctctgtggtgctatttttgtggacttctggatctgcctcctgggagccttttggccatggagaccagctgctgggtgtctgccacaccggagtctgtttggagggactggaggagatgtggatgaggggacagagcTGCAGAGTTatcactgagcgctgggacggagaggcttcgcggtgtcttgactgggtgagcaggtgtcggacacctcagtcaccttggacgtatcctcgctcatccatgcggactggacactggccgagagtggagtcggctgtcttggttgctttgttgggtctgctcctgtctctggccatgctccctccagcCCAGCGGACGAACACCGCAGAGGatgtgtttcttttactttttattcatagctgtatgtagaagtgtctggttgtatctgctgctttaatgtcctctgtgttctttgatgtaggagggatgtgtactatggctatgagttgtttttttcccttggcctcagtctggaccccctctccagggcccaggctaagaccgattttgttattttatttcaatcttctatttttttctcccattcccccctcttgtttacctgtatcacatcttttttgtaaggggcgctggaagccgggagacccgtcagcgatcctgttctgtctccctgtaatgtttgtttgatcttgaatgggattgtgctgaaaattgtaattttcctgaaggaactctcctgacagaataaataaagtactatctaatctaatctaatctaatctaataccaGTTCATAAAACATAGTGAGAGACTCCTCTTCATGAAGCACTAAGTCCTTCTACTGAGGGCCGctcactgaaaaatcaaagcaagcggggccattttgatatgttttattttaaaaaccaatacatgaataaccaatatacattcaggcctccactcaggcttgatctcagggaccccaaagggttttggtaaaaaaaatattaaaaatgtgtcattattcagcattattttgttttactattattcaagttttaaatctccagatcaacattaggtctatctgtcaatacaatgattttaaagatttaagttgtatgctctttttgtcaaagaaacccctgtttttagattgaaaaaaaaaaaaaatgcaatattatcaaccaatattttttaagtgggatatttgagattatataataattggaaccttaaaaaagtcaataactaataacaccatttattttaattaattataattttttgagtaatgatacttaaaaacaaatcacactaaacccgagggtccctggttcaatccccacctagtaccaacctcgtcacgtccgttgtgtcctgagcaagacacttcacccttgctcctgatgggtgctggttggcgccttgcatggcagctccctccatcagtgtgtgaatgtgtgtgtgaatgtggaagtagtgtcaaagcgctttgagtaccttgaaggtagaaaagcgctatacaagtacaacccatttatcatttatttatttaaaatgattggggatccaaaagggtcctactcattaaagtgttagaaaataaattatacatttttttactgtttacttttaacacaataatctcgagatcaacttcagatttatccgtcaattataagttttattgttctttatggggttttttttttcattttaggcatttctttaaaaaaaaaacagttccgttttttatacggcaaacacaaaatgtgcaacattttccccaaaaaatatcttaaaaagtggaaaatttaacgtgacgtaattagagccttgaattggtcaataattcataatcacattgattttgattcattattttttaaagaaagaaacagcatgcatggcagctttgtgttattaaacatTTCAaccttttcttgttacatttcacgcGTTTGCTcatttataccactttttacgttttaaaaatgtttcaattgtatttttaaaatgtgcctttGGGCcataaaaaattacctgcgggctgcactttggacacccatgctCTATGATCAAGGGTAGAAATAATAGATGTAACAAAGCAGCAAACTCAACGATTAGTTCCAGGCAAAGACTGTTTCAATTTGCGTACTTCCACAATCAACATTTTGAGGGCCACTGACATGTACAGCAAGCTGTGTGCTATTGGTGCTCAGATGGACCTTAACAATACTCACCCATTGGGAAGAACTAACTCAAATATTCGCAATTCATAATTAAACAGGAGAGAGGAGGAAGGCAATAAAAATTGTGTGACAACAATAATGGATATTTGGGACAGGAGTGCACCTTCAAATTTGGGCTCTCAGGAAGTATGTACAcactgtagatcagtggttcttaacctgggttcgatcggacCCTAGGGGTTCCGTGAGtcaggctcaggggttcggcggaggtcaagacacacccgactcctcgagtaaataaaaacttctccctatcagcgtattgcggacacggcaacagcagaagtcacactgatttgtgtcatttgttgtgagtttatgcactgtgttggttttgttctttgaacaaggtgatgttcatgcacggtttattttgtgcaccagtaaaaaaacatggaaacactttagtatggggaacatattcaccattaacttagttgcttattaacatgcacatttttatcataatggctcttaactagtcattcttaagtatttattaatgccttattcggcatggccttaatGTAAccttaaccctctaaccctaaccaagtaACTCTacatgaagtctttgttacttagaatatgttcccctagtgtctgaaaaactctaaattaagtctttgttacttagaatatgttcccctagtgtctgaaaaactctaaattaagtctttgttacttagaatattttccccatactaaagtgttatcaaaaacatacaactttgtcttgaatttgaaaaaaaaacaacatcattttatttttcactaaagaagggttcggtgaatgcgtatatgaaactgggGGGGttgggtacctccaacaaggttaagaaccaatgCTGGAGATAGAATAGTTATTGAGTGCACTAATTCAAACACAGCCATAAACATTAACATCATCGAGTAATTAGCAAGGCTCCTTTCTCAAATGTCAACCACTTTTAACTTCCTTTCCTCCTTCTCTGTGAGGGGATGATTGGAGATAATCTTGTCATGCAAACGATGGTGTTTCCCGATGCCTAGTTTGGGCAAGCCTCGGTTCAGGCCCTCCAGCAGCACGCATGACTTGCACAGTGTTTGACTGGAGATGTAGCCACACTTGCTGCAGCTGCCCTGCACAGGCATCTTCACCCCCTCCCGTATGGACAGGTTCTCACCTGAATGGATGATATCAATGATGGTGCTGGGTCTTATGCTCTCCAGGTCTTTTAGAAAAGTTCTGGCGTAGCCACGATAAGCGTTGGGGGAGTAGATGCATTCTGTGGAGAAGTAGTCCAACTTCTTGAAATAGGCGTACATCACGATCTCTTTCTCATATGCGTATTTGAGAGGTTTGCAGCGTGGTACCACCCCGTCGCCCTCACTTGATGTGGAGATGGCGGTGCAACGCCGCAGACGGGCTATGTCACCTCGCAGGACGTTCATCAAGACGGTCTCTGCTATATCGTCAGCGTTATGACCTGCACAGAACAGacaatgtggaaaaaatataACTCTTCCTTTGTAATACTAAGTAGAATTACAAAAAGTTGACAAGTATGAGACTAGTCTGCCACATACTGAAGCAGACTGGGTCGATAACGGCAGGTTAGGACATCAGAATAATATCTAAACAGCGGACATTTAGCTATTAAAATATGTAAAAGCTGCTGATGGAGTGTTTGACAGAAAAGCTGCTTAAAGGAGAAACCATAAAAGTCCCCCCTCCA from Nerophis ophidion isolate RoL-2023_Sa linkage group LG07, RoL_Noph_v1.0, whole genome shotgun sequence includes these protein-coding regions:
- the LOC133556840 gene encoding cytoplasmic tRNA 2-thiolation protein 1, producing MPVLCSTCTEKRAVLKRPKTGHSICKECFFWAFEEEVHQTIVAANLFKPGQTVGIAASGGKDSTVLAHVMKLLNERYSYGLELMLLSVDEGITGYRDDSLETVKRNQQQYELPLKIVSYEELYGWTMDAIVKQVGMKNNCTFCGVFRRQALDRGAIMLKVDKICTGHNADDIAETVLMNVLRGDIARLRRCTAISTSSEGDGVVPRCKPLKYAYEKEIVMYAYFKKLDYFSTECIYSPNAYRGYARTFLKDLESIRPSTIIDIIHSGENLSIREGVKMPVQGSCSKCGYISSQTLCKSCVLLEGLNRGLPKLGIGKHHRLHDKIISNHPLTEKEERKLKVVDI